The genomic segment GGACCTTGTTTAATTGGTTCTGTTGCAAAAATGAAAAAATAGACTTTTTGCAACCGAACCGAGGATTAACTTCTATCCTAATATAGCTTTAAGGTCTTCATCAGGCGTACTGATAGGCATAATATTAAATTTTTCAACAAGAACTTTAAGCACATTTGAAGAAACAAACGCAGGAAGGGTTGGGCCGAGCCGAATATTTTTTATTCCAAGATAAAGCAATGTTAAAAGTATAGCGCAAGCTTTTTGCTCATACCATGATAAAATCATTGAAAGCGGCAAATCATTAACTCCACAATTAAAAGCATTTGCAAGAGCTACAGCGATCTGAATTGCAGAATAAGCATCATTACATTGACCTACATCTAAAAGCCTTGGTATGCCTCCTATATCGCCTAAATCTTTATCAAAGAAACGAAATTTCCCACACGCAAGAGTAAGAACAACACAATCTTTCGGAATTTTTTCGACAAATTCAGTATAATAATTTCTTCCAGGTTTAGCTCCATCACAACCAGCAACTAAAAAGAAATGTCGGATTGCTTTATTTTTTACAGCATCAATAACTGCTCCAGCAACACCCATAACCGCATTTCGAGCGAAACCTACCATTACAGAGCCTTTATCCGCATCTTCTTTAAAACCTTCCAGTTCAAGAGATTTTTTTATTGCCTGTTCAAAATTTTTATCGGCAATATGGTTAACTTGAGGAAACCCTACAAGGCCTGTAGTAAAAATATTATCTTGATATGATTCCTTTGGCTTTTGTATGCAGTTTGTTGTCATCACGATAGCTCCAGGAAATTCTGCAAATTCTTTTGCTTGATTCTGCCAAGCTGTTCCATAATGGCCGTAAAAATGGGTGTATTTCTTTAATTCAGGATATCCGTGGCATGGAAGCATTTCTCCATGGGTATAAACATATATTCCTTTTCCTTGTGTTTGTTTTAATATCTCTTCGAGATCCTTTAAATCATGGCCTGAAACAAGTATGGCTTTTCCTTTTTTATGTCCAAGAGGAACTTTAGTTGGAACAGGATGTCCATATTTGCCAGTATTAGCGGCATCTAAAAGTTCCATAG from the Desulfobacterales bacterium genome contains:
- the hcp gene encoding hydroxylamine reductase: MFCFQCEQTSKGEGCTKIGVCGKKPEVAALQDLLLYTVKGLSKVAVEGRKLNIKNDKIDKFICESVFSTLTNVNFDPDRFVVLINETVKLRDELKLKVKAAGGNVDLGDAANFIPEKDINALISSGEKVGVKSDPNMNQDLLSLRELLIYGLKGVAAYADHAAILGQSDEKVYTFIQDAMASTLNKNLGIDDYLGLVLKCGEINLRAMELLDAANTGKYGHPVPTKVPLGHKKGKAILVSGHDLKDLEEILKQTQGKGIYVYTHGEMLPCHGYPELKKYTHFYGHYGTAWQNQAKEFAEFPGAIVMTTNCIQKPKESYQDNIFTTGLVGFPQVNHIADKNFEQAIKKSLELEGFKEDADKGSVMVGFARNAVMGVAGAVIDAVKNKAIRHFFLVAGCDGAKPGRNYYTEFVEKIPKDCVVLTLACGKFRFFDKDLGDIGGIPRLLDVGQCNDAYSAIQIAVALANAFNCGVNDLPLSMILSWYEQKACAILLTLLYLGIKNIRLGPTLPAFVSSNVLKVLVEKFNIMPISTPDEDLKAILG